TAATGCACCATTTTCCTCGAGGAGCAATAACTGACAACGCACAAACAAACAAGCATAGCAGTCCTTGAAGCACAAACAATTCAAAGGTTTCATCAGCACCCGAGTTCTTTAATCACATCGAGAGCTACAAGCAATGGAGCCGCTGATAGCCGGATGGGCCCACACACACATAAACCCGGCTTTTAAGGTACACAAACTccacttaacaagataacatgccGTCCACTTCATATCACTttaaatatatataaacaaaaGAACAAACAAATGGTGTTTTCTCTCCAACACTGACACGAGaacgaaactaattgtatagcAGCACTCACACCTTAGTTTTTTAATTTACTTCGACACGTCGGATATTCCATATGACAAGTAGTTGGCAGCAGTCGTCAAAGATTCTTGCCGGGTCGTTACTGGACCGCGTTGCACATTCCGGGGCGTGTCCGGCACCAAAGCGGCTGGATGGGCTCGGCCCGGACCCCCCTCCCCACCATGCGCTGCCGCCAGTCGATGAGCCGGTCGGTGGCCTCGGCGTACCGCTTCCTCCCCGACGCGTCGCGGTTGCCAGACCAGAGCgcctccgccatggccgacgctctGGGCCAGACCCGGCCGTCCAGGACGGCCGTATCGACCTGCTCCGTCCACATCGCCACCTCGCCGCCGATGACCAGTTGGGCCTCCTCGGGGGTGAGCCCGTACGCGATGTCGTAGTCGTACACCCGCTGCCACGTTTTGTAGGGCCCGCACCAGGACCCACCGTCGGCTTTGTAGTCGCTGTTGGGATCGTCGTAGATGCTGTTGTTGCCGACGAAGTCGCCGTGCCCGCAGTCGAGGTAGTAGAAGGAGGCGGAGGAGACGATGGCGCGGTACCCGGCCTGCACGATGAGCTTGGTGTTGTTGGCGCCGTTGTTCCACGACTGCAGGATGGTGGTGTCCGGCGGGATCAGCGACGTGCTCACGTTCACGGCCGCGTCCAGCAGCACGTCCTCCCAGAACACGGCCGTGCGGTTCCTGGACACCACCAGCGGGTGCACCGCGCTCACGTACCGCTCCAGGAGCTGGCTCAGCGTGCCGCCGCGCTCCAGGTCCGCCTGGATCGTGGGGTCCGCCTGCCAGCAACCCGGGGTGACCTCGTCGGCGCCGGCGTGGTAGAAGCCGTCCGGGAAAAGAGAGGTCAGGTCGTTCACCACGTTGGTGATCACCTCGTACGTCTTGGGCGCCAGCGGGTTCAGCTGGCCGGCGCCCGGCTCGGCGGCGAGACGGCGGTTCCAGTCGCCGTCGGGCAGCCAGAACTTGCCCGCGCAGGTCACGGCCTCCGGGTACGCGCCGGCCCACGAAGCCGTGTGGCCTAAAAGTAATTGGGCCGTTAAAACCAAAATCTAATGCACTAGAACACGAGAAGCTGGCCCGTCGAAAGCAAAGccgacgaagcagaggaaggaAGCTGGAAAACAGAGTGGAGAGTAGGCCCACACCGACGGCTTACCCGGCGAGTCTATCTCAGGCACGACGCGGACGCCGCGGCTCATGGCGAACTCGACGATGCGCTTGACGTCCTCGACGGTGTACTTCATGTCCTCTCCGTAGGCGCCCTTTTCGGCGAGAGACGGCTCGGAGGGCAGCACGATGGGGAACGACTGCGAGTCCGTGATGTGCCAGTGGAACACGTTCATCTTGTTGGCCGCCATGGCGTCGATGGTCCGCAGGATGTCGGACACGGGGAAGTAGGTCCTCCCGGTGTCGAGCATCAGCCCACGGTGCGGGTACAGGGGCCGGTCCTCGACGCGCACACCGGCGGCCACCAGCAGGAGGtcccggccccggccccggccacCGGCCCGCCACGACAGCTGCGAGAACGTTTCCAGCCCGCGCATGGCGCCCCACGCGGTGACCGCGGTGACCGTGGCCGCGCCCGTGGGGAGGATCTCCAGCGTGTAGGACTCGTCCACGCCGTGCTGCAGCGGGGCGGCGAGGTCGGACACGGCCAGGGTCAGCGTCTCCAGCGCGTTCCCCGCGGTGACGTTGATCGCCGGCCGAACGATGGGCCGGTACATCTCCTTGAACAGCAGCTTGGCGTAGCGCTCCGCGGCCGACACGAGGTACGGGTTACCCGACGACGCGACGATGTGGAACGACGGCGACACCGGAACGGCCGCGTGCGGCTCCGCCCACGACATGGACGTCGGCTTGGGCCAGACATTGACGGGGAACGACGCGCCCGCGGCCGCGCACGTAAGGAGCGTCGCCGGCGAGCCGAGCAAGAACAGCAGCCGAAGGAGGAGCGTCGCCATTAGAGCTCTGGATTGAGCTGCTCCGCGCTGCAGCTCTTGATTGGTGCGGTCCTCGACGTCAAGGCTCTtcgctatatatatgtataactgTGGTATTATCTAAAGCGATAATTGCACAACCAGCATAGTTTTCGCTACTGCCTCCAAGTGGCTCAAACCAGTGTTCTTGGCACTTTGCGTTAAAAAAAAAGTGTTCTTGGCAGCTGGCACTAGCGTTCGTCTGCTTCTTGTGCCGCTTGTGTCCACAACCTCTTCGTCTCCGGTTGCGTATCATATCTCAAATCTGGCCTTGGAGCATACGCTTCGCCgtttaagcccttgtttagttttcaCCCTAAGTTTTTACACCACGTCACATCGAACGATTGACacgtagagtattaaatatatactaaaaaataacaaattatatagattgcgactaatttgcgagacgaatcttttaaacctaagcagtccatgatttgacaatacagtgctacagtaacacatacgcgagtgatggattaattaggtttaataaattcgtcttgagATTTACcgacgaattctgtaatttatttttttattagtatccaaacacctcaTGTAACATCTGATATAACACTCCGAAACTTTATACGCCCGGAACTATACAAGCCCTAACTTACACGGCGGAGCTGGCCTAAACAATTCGCGTTCAGGCTCCATTTGTCCTTGTCGGAACAGAGATCGAGTTGATTTGACGTCTTCGTCGCGTATTCGCGTTGTTCGAGGAGACGCTGTGGCATACCGCATACCTTCCACGGCGTGGGGTTGTTTAGAGCGCAGTGAGCGGTCAGTGGAAGGCCTGCCGAACTGAGGTAGATTGCAAAATTTTACAATCGGGACACTGTAgcatatttcgtttgtatttaacaaattttgtctgatcatggactaactaggctcaaaagattcgtctcgtgatttacaaccaaactgtgcaattagttatttttttacctacatttaatgttccatgcatgcgtccaaaaattaatgtgatggagagagagtgaaaaaacttggaatttggagatgatctaaacaaggcctgagatGCGAATGCGATGTTGCCAGGAACCAATGATCTCTGTATGCGAATGCGATGTTGCCAGGAACCAATGATCTCTGTATGTCCTTCTGTACTAGTAATAGAAATGGTGCGTGCCGGCCCAAAGTTTCAAAATAGATATTTGAATCCCTAAAACGTTAGTTCAGGACTTCAGGTCTCATCCAGATTCAAACAGATGTTTATCTAACCCGATAGGTAACGTGGCATGATGATTCAATGCCTGCATAAACTGGCAAATGGAACCCACATGTTAGTTGCAAGGCACTATCTTAAAAAAGTATTTTTTTTCATACGACCTCCTCAGATGAAGATGATTCTTACATGAAActtgtagccctcgatgaaatctataactttctagtttttagtTTTATTATTTAAGGCAGTTAAGatcataaaaaaataatataaagttttagtagCATATTAATCACGTATCAAGCTTGTCGCCTTAGAAAAATTATActtcctccgttccttaatataagccatataatttttagcaccaatattaacgcacggcttggaaaatgatgtgagaccgaggaaaaaaagaaaaatcaagccatcttctctctcccaatcagattgcttcctaaatctaagggattggttggggcatgtggtATGTATGGTGGGAAGGTTTTCAAACTAATCGGCGcgggagctgatacgtacctacattttgaaattttctttaaaaatctatatggcttatattaaggaacagagggagtatcttTTTATATAATGTTGGAAGAAGATActctgtgaaaggatcaagatgcccaaaagaaaggtgaattgggctaattataaatttctttacgataattaaaccctacggttagcccacttcaccccttgtgcctagtaagtgtttctaatgttctaccgcacaaaaagtcttgtaacctaagttccaaacctactctagcatgacaattctatgaatgtaaagacaaaaattgaattgctcaaagtaaatactcaaagtaaagagagaagaaggaacgcgacgatgttttaccGATATATcaaagagtcgtcactcccccactagtcctcgttggagcacccgcgcaagggtgtagctcccccttgatccgcgcaaggatcaagtgctctctacgggatgattctttgacactccatctcGGTGAATCAcgcacaaccgctcacaacttgaattgggtcatccacaagctccgccggatgatcaccaagctctcaatcaccaccaagccgtctaggtgatggcgatcaccaaaagtaacgagcacgaactctcacttgaccacgataagcttaatgagaagggtgaatgcacacactttgctactcttgctttcactaataagggctctcttttggattctcaaatctcaattacctcactaggaccttgctcttttagcactctcaagggtgtttctcagctgttggaacgagcaaaagtgatcccttgagtgaatagaataagtatttataacctctcattcaaaacgaatcgttatgtgcgtctgtggggtgaccggacgtttCGGtcaagttgatcggacgctccggtcagtttaccctgaaacccagtgtttaagttgtgaccggacgctgggcagtgtccggtcacgatttttcctctctggaaccttactagagtcgaccggacgctggcacctggcgttcggtcactcacctctcagcgtccggtcacaccagatgacttcaccttgattaaataaactgaccggactctacgtcagcgtccggtcacaacaaaACCAGCGctcggttagtatttgaccctccattcactttcaactcgtaatcatatgtgaatggagtttgctccaattgatctaagggctattttggagctatctagtgctagttttaataaatgtgcaccacacctaacccactagactcacctaggtcaagctatccatccataccctcttaatagtacggccaaaggaaaaacaaagtcataaactactttaagtgtctcttcgacaccaaacgacacttagaactagtccatccttaaccttgttgtccatcctttgaaaatcgaaacaatttccatcgtaggggcatgataaccatgattgcccaatcaatttccattactgtgacctaacttaattgcctctgtaaaacacacgttagtcacaataatcatgtattatcattaatcatcgaaatccaGCTAGGGGCCTAGACGCTTTCACTCTGTATATGAAAATTACAGCGTTCAAtaaaatctacaactttttagttttaagtttttttttcatttgaaatcgttaAGATCTCAAAAAATAACATATTATAAAGTTTAAACAACATGTTACTCGCGTACCAAACTTGTAGATCTCATCCTAACAAatagaaattttatattatttcttGCTCATTTTAACAACCTCAAATGACAAaacttaaaactataaagttatagGTCTCATCAAGGGCAACAATTTTTATATAAGAATCATTTTCATTCGAGGTCATATGAAAAAATataatgatttttctaagatcgAGCTTTGCCGCTAACATTCATGGAAGCACCGAGTCAGCATATAACATCAGCTATCGGGTCTGCTAAACACCCGTTTGGATCTGGATGAGACCCGAGCAAACTACAGAGGACCTAAATATG
Above is a genomic segment from Miscanthus floridulus cultivar M001 chromosome 3, ASM1932011v1, whole genome shotgun sequence containing:
- the LOC136547020 gene encoding beta-hexosaminidase 2-like isoform X1, with protein sequence MATLLLRLLFLLGSPATLLTCAAAGASFPVNVWPKPTSMSWAEPHAAVPVSPSFHIVASSGNPYLVSAAERYAKLLFKEMYRPIVRPAINVTAGNALETLTLAVSDLAAPLQHGVDESYTLEILPTGAATVTAVTAWGAMRGLETFSQLSWRAGGRGRGRDLLLVAAGVRVEDRPLYPHRGLMLDTGRTYFPVSDILRTIDAMAANKMNVFHWHITDSQSFPIVLPSEPSLAEKGAYGEDMKYTVEDVKRIVEFAMSRGVRVVPEIDSPGHTASWAGAYPEAVTCAGKFWLPDGDWNRRLAAEPGAGQLNPLAPKTYEVITNVVNDLTSLFPDGFYHAGADEVTPGCWQADPTIQADLERGGTLSQLLERYVSAVHPLVVSRNRTAVFWEDVLLDAAVNVSTSLIPPDTTILQSWNNGANNTKLIVQAGYRAIVSSASFYYLDCGHGDFVGNNSIYDDPNSDYKADGGSWCGPYKTWQRVYDYDIAYGLTPEEAQLVIGGEVAMWTEQVDTAVLDGRVWPRASAMAEALWSGNRDASGRKRYAEATDRLIDWRQRMVGRGVRAEPIQPLWCRTRPGMCNAVQ
- the LOC136547020 gene encoding beta-hexosaminidase 2-like isoform X2, producing the protein MATLLLRLLFLLGSPATLLTCAAAGASFPVNVWPKPTSMSWAEPHAAVPVSPSFHIVASSGNPYLVSAAERYAKLLFKEMYRPIVRPAINVTAGNALETLTLAVSDLAAPLQHGVDESYTLEILPTGAATVTAVTAWGAMRGLETFSQLSWRAGGRGRGRDLLLVAAGVRVEDRPLYPHRGLMLDTGRTYFPVSDILRTIDAMAANKMNVFHWHITDSQSFPIVLPSEPSLAEKGAYGEDMKYTVEDVKRIVEFAMSRGVRVVPEIDSPGHTASWAGAYPEAVTCAGKFWLPDGDWNRRLAAEPGAGQLNPLAPKTYEVITNVADPTIQADLERGGTLSQLLERYVSAVHPLVVSRNRTAVFWEDVLLDAAVNVSTSLIPPDTTILQSWNNGANNTKLIVQAGYRAIVSSASFYYLDCGHGDFVGNNSIYDDPNSDYKADGGSWCGPYKTWQRVYDYDIAYGLTPEEAQLVIGGEVAMWTEQVDTAVLDGRVWPRASAMAEALWSGNRDASGRKRYAEATDRLIDWRQRMVGRGVRAEPIQPLWCRTRPGMCNAVQ